The following are encoded in a window of Legionella geestiana genomic DNA:
- the metK gene encoding methionine adenosyltransferase, translating into MNKQYVFTSESVSEGHPDKVADQISDAILDALLAEDPHSRVACETFVNTGMVLVGGEITTKAHVHVEDLVRSVIKDIGYNDSGMGFDWETCSVLSAIGRQSPDIAQGVDNTVSGVQGAGDQGIMFGYATRETDVFMPAPIAYSHLLMARQAEVRKNGTLSWLRPDAKCQLSMRYEAGRPVGIDTIVFSTQHAPEIDQKDLFEAVVEHIIRPVIPAEWLTDQTRYLVNPTGRFVIGGPLGDCGLTGRKIIVDTYGGMARHGGGCFSGKDPSKVDRSAAYAARHVAKNLVAAGIADKCEIQVSYAIGVAEPTSVFVETFGTGRIDDAAIIQLIHDNFDLTPQGIIRHHDMLRPIYRATAVYGHYGREGFPWERLDKVDALRRAL; encoded by the coding sequence GTGAACAAACAGTATGTATTTACCTCCGAGTCGGTATCAGAAGGACATCCTGATAAGGTTGCTGATCAGATTTCCGATGCCATTCTTGACGCGCTGCTGGCTGAAGACCCGCACTCACGGGTCGCCTGTGAAACCTTTGTCAACACCGGCATGGTGCTTGTCGGTGGTGAAATTACCACGAAGGCGCATGTGCATGTGGAAGACCTGGTGCGCAGTGTTATTAAAGACATCGGTTATAACGATTCCGGTATGGGCTTTGACTGGGAAACCTGTTCCGTTTTATCGGCCATTGGCCGCCAGTCTCCTGATATTGCGCAGGGCGTAGATAATACGGTAAGCGGCGTTCAGGGAGCGGGTGACCAGGGAATTATGTTTGGGTATGCGACACGTGAGACGGATGTGTTCATGCCGGCACCCATTGCCTATTCCCATCTTTTAATGGCGCGCCAGGCTGAAGTGCGTAAAAATGGCACGCTTTCCTGGCTGCGTCCCGATGCCAAGTGCCAGCTTTCCATGCGCTATGAAGCCGGTCGTCCTGTGGGCATCGATACGATTGTTTTTTCGACACAGCATGCGCCTGAAATTGATCAAAAAGATCTTTTTGAAGCGGTGGTGGAGCATATCATTCGCCCGGTGATTCCGGCAGAATGGCTCACTGACCAAACGCGTTATCTTGTCAATCCCACAGGGCGCTTTGTCATCGGTGGACCACTTGGTGACTGTGGGCTGACCGGGCGTAAAATTATCGTTGACACCTATGGTGGCATGGCCCGTCATGGCGGCGGCTGTTTTTCAGGCAAAGACCCCTCAAAAGTAGACCGTTCTGCCGCTTATGCCGCGCGTCATGTGGCAAAAAATCTGGTGGCAGCCGGCATTGCCGATAAATGTGAAATTCAGGTTTCCTATGCGATTGGTGTGGCTGAACCCACATCCGTATTTGTCGAAACGTTTGGCACCGGTCGGATTGATGATGCGGCCATTATTCAACTGATTCACGATAATTTTGACCTGACGCCGCAGGGAATTATCCGGCATCATGATATGTTACGACCCATTTATCGCGCGACAGCGGTTTATGGACATTATGGACGCGAGGGTTTTCCCTGGGAGCGTCTTGACAAGGTTGATGCATTGCGGAGGGCATTGTAA
- the ahcY gene encoding adenosylhomocysteinase, whose product MSLAAWGRREIAIAETEMPGLMALRKEYGLQKPLQGARIAGCLHMTIQTAVLIETLTALGAEVRWSSCNIFSTQDHAAAAIAATGVPVFAWKGETEEEYWWCVEQTLKGPDGWSPNMILDDGGDLTLVVHEKYPHLLEEIRGISEETTTGVARLYDMARKGELKVPAINVNDSVTKSKFDNLYGCRESLLDGLKRATDVMIAGKTALILGYGDVGKGCAQALRGQGAQVWISEIDPICALQAAMEGYRVVRLDEVAEDVDILVTATGNFHVVTLAHMQRMKNQAILCNIGHFDSEIDIQSLRQFPWENIKPQVDHVIFPDGRRLIVLAEGRLVNLGCATGHPSFVMSTSFTNQVLAQIELFAHAERYSNEVYVLPKHLDEKVARLHLERIGVKLTELSSEQARYLGVPVEGPYKPDYYRY is encoded by the coding sequence ATGAGCCTTGCTGCCTGGGGACGACGTGAAATCGCGATTGCGGAAACAGAAATGCCGGGCTTGATGGCGCTTCGCAAAGAATATGGCCTGCAAAAGCCGTTGCAGGGGGCGCGCATTGCCGGCTGTCTGCACATGACCATCCAGACGGCGGTACTGATTGAAACGCTGACGGCGCTGGGCGCTGAAGTGCGCTGGTCATCCTGTAACATTTTTTCCACGCAAGACCACGCGGCAGCCGCTATTGCCGCTACCGGCGTCCCGGTGTTTGCATGGAAGGGAGAAACAGAAGAAGAATACTGGTGGTGTGTGGAGCAGACGCTCAAGGGTCCTGATGGCTGGTCGCCCAACATGATTCTGGATGACGGCGGCGATTTAACCCTCGTTGTGCATGAAAAATACCCGCATCTTTTAGAAGAGATTCGCGGCATTTCCGAGGAAACCACAACCGGTGTTGCGCGTCTTTATGACATGGCGCGCAAGGGCGAGCTTAAGGTGCCCGCCATTAACGTGAATGATTCCGTTACCAAATCAAAGTTTGACAACCTCTATGGCTGCCGCGAGTCGCTTCTTGATGGCCTCAAACGCGCAACCGATGTCATGATTGCCGGTAAAACCGCGCTTATTCTCGGATACGGCGATGTGGGCAAGGGCTGTGCGCAGGCACTGCGTGGTCAGGGGGCGCAGGTCTGGATTAGCGAAATCGACCCGATTTGCGCTCTTCAGGCCGCCATGGAAGGGTACCGTGTAGTGCGCCTTGATGAGGTGGCAGAAGACGTAGATATCCTGGTGACGGCGACCGGAAATTTCCATGTGGTGACACTCGCGCACATGCAGCGCATGAAAAACCAGGCGATTCTCTGCAACATTGGTCATTTTGACTCTGAAATTGATATTCAGAGCCTGCGCCAGTTCCCCTGGGAGAACATCAAGCCGCAGGTTGATCATGTTATTTTCCCTGATGGCAGGCGTCTTATTGTCCTTGCGGAAGGCCGTCTTGTGAACCTTGGCTGTGCGACAGGGCACCCGAGCTTCGTGATGTCGACTTCGTTTACCAATCAGGTGCTGGCGCAAATCGAACTCTTCGCGCACGCTGAGCGCTATTCGAACGAAGTGTATGTGCTGCCAAAGCATCTTGACGAAAAAGTCGCGCGTTTGCATCTTGAGCGTATCGGCGTGAAGCTGACAGAACTTAGCTCAGAGCAGGCACGCTACCTCGGTGTTCCGGTAGAAGGACCTTACAAGCCTGATTATTACCGGTATTGA
- the ychF gene encoding redox-regulated ATPase YchF — protein sequence MVLKCGIVGLPNVGKSTLFNALTSAGIEAANYPFCTIEPNSGVVTVPDPRIDALNAIVKPQQSLPATMQFVDIAGLVKGASRGEGLGNAFLANIRETDAIAHVVRCFENDNIIHVEGRINPLDDIEVINTELALADMETVEKALLKAGKNSRSGNKEGIFEKETLDKIRIHLDAGNQVRTLPLTPEEQAIAKRLFLLTAKPVLYIANVNESEHENNPLLDKVRAHALSEGANVVALCAATEAELMELEEEERNEFMESLGLEEPGLHRVIRAAYDLLGLQTYFTAGVKEVRAWTIHKGDTAPQAAGVIHTDFEKGFIRAEVIAYDDFVAYKGEQGAKEAGKLRLEGKEYIVRDGDVMHFRFNV from the coding sequence ATGGTTTTAAAATGCGGTATCGTAGGATTGCCAAATGTCGGCAAATCCACTCTGTTCAACGCCCTGACCTCTGCTGGTATTGAAGCGGCGAATTATCCCTTTTGCACCATTGAGCCAAACAGCGGTGTGGTAACCGTTCCCGACCCGCGCATTGACGCCTTGAACGCCATCGTTAAACCGCAGCAGTCACTGCCGGCGACCATGCAGTTCGTGGACATCGCCGGACTGGTAAAAGGTGCCTCGCGCGGTGAAGGGCTTGGTAATGCGTTTCTTGCGAATATCCGCGAAACAGATGCCATTGCCCATGTCGTGCGCTGTTTTGAAAACGATAACATTATCCATGTTGAGGGACGCATCAACCCGCTTGATGATATTGAAGTCATCAACACGGAACTGGCACTTGCCGACATGGAAACCGTTGAAAAAGCACTCCTTAAGGCGGGAAAAAACAGCCGCAGCGGCAACAAGGAAGGCATCTTTGAGAAAGAAACGCTTGATAAAATCCGCATCCACCTCGACGCCGGCAACCAGGTACGAACGCTGCCGCTGACACCCGAAGAACAGGCCATAGCAAAGCGCCTTTTTCTGCTGACGGCTAAACCGGTGCTTTATATCGCGAATGTCAATGAATCAGAGCACGAAAACAACCCATTGCTGGACAAAGTCCGCGCGCACGCCCTCTCCGAAGGTGCCAACGTGGTCGCGCTCTGCGCCGCTACGGAAGCCGAGTTGATGGAGCTTGAGGAGGAAGAGCGCAACGAGTTTATGGAATCCTTAGGTCTTGAGGAACCCGGCCTGCACCGTGTTATACGTGCTGCCTACGACTTGCTGGGTCTGCAGACGTATTTCACCGCCGGCGTGAAAGAAGTACGCGCATGGACCATCCACAAGGGTGATACGGCACCGCAGGCAGCAGGGGTGATACATACCGACTTTGAAAAAGGCTTTATTCGCGCCGAGGTCATCGCCTATGACGATTTTGTAGCGTATAAAGGTGAGCAGGGTGCAAAAGAAGCCGGAAAACTGCGCCTTGAGGGCAAGGAATACATTGTACGTGATGGTGACGTGATGCATTTTCGGTTTAACGTGTAG
- the pth gene encoding aminoacyl-tRNA hydrolase, with the protein MAIKLIVGLQNPGSTYADTRHNAGGWFAEQLAEHLRTPFKPEKKLHGTLALLARDGHTCRILLPDTFMNHSGRAVRAVSQFYRILPDEILVAHDELDLACGRIKLKSGGGHGGHNGLRDIISQLGSNDFHRLRIGIGHPGHKDLVLQYVLGKPPIADRNAIDEAITRACGITPELLAGNLAAAMNRLNS; encoded by the coding sequence ATGGCCATCAAGCTGATAGTCGGCTTGCAAAACCCCGGAAGCACCTACGCTGACACTCGCCATAATGCGGGTGGCTGGTTTGCCGAACAATTGGCAGAACATCTGCGCACGCCTTTCAAACCTGAAAAAAAACTGCATGGAACACTTGCCCTGCTCGCGCGTGACGGGCACACCTGTCGAATCCTTCTGCCTGATACCTTTATGAATCACAGTGGTCGGGCCGTACGCGCAGTCAGTCAGTTTTACCGCATTCTGCCCGATGAAATTCTTGTGGCACATGATGAGCTTGATCTTGCCTGTGGGCGCATCAAACTTAAAAGCGGTGGCGGGCATGGGGGTCACAATGGCCTTCGCGATATTATCAGCCAGCTTGGCAGCAATGATTTTCACAGGCTTCGCATCGGCATTGGCCACCCGGGACATAAAGACCTTGTTCTACAGTATGTTCTCGGAAAACCGCCCATCGCCGACAGAAACGCCATCGATGAAGCCATCACGCGCGCATGTGGGATTACTCCAGAGCTGCTCGCAGGCAATTTGGCCGCGGCGATGAACCGCCTAAACAGTTGA
- a CDS encoding 50S ribosomal protein L25/general stress protein Ctc, with translation MNMILLHAETRTDLGKGASRRLRRLENLVPGVIYGGKKPAHSIHVSHNKLAKALECESIFSSVFDIKVDDKVEHVILKDLQRHPWKPVILHMDLQRVDPKDILVKSVPLHFLNEQTSKGVKAGGIVNHALTQVEVRCKASQLPEFIEVDLAEVLLNGVVHLSDLKLPKGVRLTADISDASHNHPVVSIHTPKVGAVEETEAEGTEAPEAPSEEA, from the coding sequence ATGAATATGATTTTACTGCACGCTGAAACAAGAACCGACCTGGGGAAAGGTGCGAGCCGCCGCCTGCGTCGTCTTGAAAACCTGGTTCCTGGTGTTATTTACGGCGGGAAAAAACCGGCACACTCGATTCATGTGAGCCACAACAAGCTGGCGAAGGCCCTCGAATGCGAAAGCATTTTTTCCAGCGTTTTTGACATCAAGGTGGATGACAAGGTTGAGCACGTTATCCTGAAGGACCTGCAGCGCCACCCGTGGAAACCGGTTATCCTGCATATGGATCTCCAGCGCGTTGACCCCAAAGATATCCTTGTCAAATCCGTACCGCTGCACTTCCTGAACGAGCAGACCTCTAAAGGCGTTAAGGCCGGTGGTATTGTGAACCACGCTCTGACACAGGTTGAAGTCCGCTGCAAGGCAAGCCAGCTGCCGGAGTTTATCGAAGTTGACCTCGCTGAAGTGCTTCTGAACGGTGTTGTCCACCTGTCTGATCTTAAACTGCCCAAGGGCGTGCGCCTGACTGCTGATATCTCTGATGCCAGCCATAACCATCCTGTTGTCAGCATCCACACACCTAAAGTCGGCGCTGTTGAAGAAACAGAAGCTGAGGGTACTGAAGCCCCTGAAGCACCATCTGAAGAAGCGTAA
- the rplU gene encoding 50S ribosomal protein L21, whose amino-acid sequence MYAVIKTGGKQYRVQEGDMLKIELLPEDVGNVVQFSEVLMVSDGESIACGTPLLANAVVKAEVVAHARHAKVKIIKFRRRKHHMKRMGHRQHYTQVKITAISK is encoded by the coding sequence ATGTATGCGGTAATCAAGACTGGCGGTAAGCAATACCGCGTCCAGGAGGGCGATATGCTCAAGATAGAGCTGCTGCCTGAAGATGTGGGTAACGTGGTACAGTTTTCAGAAGTGCTGATGGTTTCCGATGGCGAGAGTATCGCCTGTGGTACGCCGCTGCTTGCCAATGCTGTTGTCAAGGCAGAAGTTGTTGCGCATGCGCGCCACGCAAAGGTTAAAATCATCAAGTTTCGCCGCCGTAAGCACCATATGAAGCGTATGGGTCACCGGCAGCATTACACGCAGGTTAAAATCACTGCGATAAGCAAATAA
- the rpmA gene encoding 50S ribosomal protein L27: MAHKKAGGSTRNGRDSNPKYLGVKRYGGQYVAAGEILVRQRGTRFHAGMGVGMGRDHTLFALAAGIVRFVTRGAQNRQYIVIDAVAEEAAE; this comes from the coding sequence ATGGCTCACAAAAAAGCTGGCGGGAGTACCCGCAACGGTCGCGACTCGAATCCTAAGTACCTTGGCGTAAAACGTTATGGTGGTCAGTATGTCGCGGCTGGAGAAATTCTGGTTCGTCAACGCGGTACGCGTTTCCACGCCGGCATGGGTGTTGGCATGGGGCGTGATCATACGCTGTTCGCACTGGCTGCGGGCATCGTACGCTTTGTGACGCGAGGCGCCCAAAACCGTCAATACATCGTGATTGATGCCGTTGCTGAAGAAGCGGCTGAGTAA
- the cgtA gene encoding Obg family GTPase CgtA, giving the protein MKFVDEAIIRVEAGNGGHGCLSFRREKYVPRGGPDGGDGGDGGSVFLEGNANLNTLLDFRYQRHYRAENGQPGMGGNCTGKKGDDLIIQVPLGTLVHDIDTGELLGDIRENGERLLIAQGGFHGLGNTRYKSSINRAPRQTSPGTPGEGRHLRLELQVLADVGLLGLPNAGKSTLIRAVSSARPKVADYPFTTLYPNLGVVQAGRHKSFVMADIPGLIEGAAEGAGLGQRFLKHLSRTCILLHVLDILPIDGTSPAESARVILRELEAYSPEMLEKPRWLVLNKIDTLSGDERQEAIDRVVAELDWKGPVFAVSALTGEGTEPLVYSLMQQIESMQNPEA; this is encoded by the coding sequence ATGAAATTTGTTGATGAAGCGATTATCCGGGTTGAAGCCGGGAATGGCGGGCATGGCTGCCTGAGTTTTCGCCGTGAAAAATACGTGCCGCGCGGCGGCCCTGACGGCGGCGATGGCGGCGATGGCGGCAGTGTGTTCCTTGAGGGTAACGCGAACCTGAATACTCTGCTCGATTTTCGCTACCAGCGCCACTACCGGGCCGAAAACGGTCAACCCGGCATGGGCGGAAACTGTACCGGTAAAAAAGGCGATGATCTGATTATTCAGGTGCCTTTGGGAACCCTCGTGCATGACATCGACACCGGCGAACTGCTCGGAGATATTCGCGAGAACGGCGAGCGTCTGCTGATTGCCCAGGGCGGTTTTCATGGTCTTGGCAATACCCGTTATAAAAGCAGTATTAACCGTGCACCGCGCCAGACTTCGCCAGGCACTCCGGGCGAGGGGCGACACCTGCGCCTTGAGCTGCAGGTACTTGCCGATGTGGGGCTGCTTGGCCTTCCTAATGCCGGTAAGTCTACCTTGATTCGTGCCGTTTCAAGCGCGCGCCCGAAAGTCGCGGATTATCCCTTCACAACGCTTTATCCCAATCTTGGTGTGGTGCAGGCCGGGCGGCATAAAAGCTTTGTGATGGCCGATATTCCGGGCTTGATTGAAGGGGCTGCCGAAGGCGCGGGCCTTGGCCAGCGCTTTTTAAAGCATCTTTCGCGCACCTGCATTCTCCTGCACGTGCTCGATATTCTGCCCATTGACGGCACGTCACCGGCAGAGTCTGCACGGGTGATTCTGCGAGAACTTGAGGCCTACAGCCCCGAAATGCTTGAAAAACCACGCTGGCTGGTGCTCAACAAGATAGATACGCTCAGTGGTGATGAACGCCAGGAAGCAATTGACCGTGTCGTGGCCGAGCTCGACTGGAAGGGGCCTGTATTTGCAGTCTCAGCCCTCACGGGTGAGGGCACTGAGCCGCTGGTGTATTCACTGATGCAGCAGATTGAGTCCATGCAGAATCCGGAAGCTTAG